The following proteins are co-located in the Mycolicibacterium goodii genome:
- a CDS encoding acyl-CoA thioesterase: MSVFDKAIDLHPIGDGRFRGATVQEWANMVGPFGGITAAVLVRAIQLHPQCHGQPIALTVNYVAPIADGDFDVETRHVRTNRSNQHWIIEQSQGGEVKTTATAVFGVRRDTWADAEATPPAAPDPNGLEQAASPLTWFTNYDIRYVDGAAPAMDGTESASSTTTLWVRSNPPRPLDHAALTAVSDVFFPRVFLRRGQFIPAGTVTLAVYFHAGDEQITAAGDDFILGTARAHQFTRGYFDQSAHLWSRAGIPLVTSHQYVYFKG, encoded by the coding sequence GTGAGTGTCTTCGACAAGGCGATCGACCTGCATCCGATCGGCGACGGCCGCTTCCGTGGTGCCACCGTGCAGGAGTGGGCCAACATGGTCGGCCCGTTCGGCGGGATCACCGCCGCGGTGCTGGTGCGTGCGATCCAACTGCACCCGCAGTGCCACGGCCAACCGATCGCGCTCACCGTCAACTACGTCGCCCCGATCGCCGACGGCGACTTCGACGTCGAGACCAGGCACGTGCGGACCAACAGGTCCAACCAGCACTGGATCATCGAGCAGAGCCAGGGCGGCGAGGTGAAGACCACCGCGACAGCGGTTTTCGGGGTGCGCCGCGACACCTGGGCCGACGCCGAGGCCACGCCGCCGGCGGCACCGGACCCGAACGGCCTCGAGCAGGCCGCGTCGCCGCTGACGTGGTTCACGAACTACGACATCAGATACGTCGACGGCGCGGCGCCTGCTATGGACGGCACCGAGTCGGCGTCGTCGACCACCACGCTGTGGGTGCGCAGCAACCCGCCCCGGCCCCTGGATCACGCGGCGCTCACCGCCGTGAGCGACGTGTTCTTCCCGCGGGTGTTCCTGCGGCGCGGGCAGTTCATCCCGGCCGGCACCGTGACCCTCGCGGTGTACTTCCACGCCGGTGACGAGCAGATCACCGCTGCCGGTGACGATTTCATCCTCGGCACCGCACGGGCCCACCAGTTCACCCGCGGCTACTTCGACCAGTCCGCACACCTGTGGAGCCGCGCCGGCATCCCGCTCGTGACGTCACATCAGTACGTGTACTTCAAGGGGTGA
- a CDS encoding RND family transporter — MTQGAHNRTDRKPFIPHALRILAVPVILIWVAFAALVNIIAPQLEIVGEEHSAPMAPQDAPSLTGMHRMGGNFKEFDSNSTVMVVIEGQEPLGPDAHKYYDEIIHKLQQDPEHVQHIQDFWGDTLTAAGAQSADGKAAYVMLNLAGEQGQTLANEGVQVVRQAIADTPAPPGVQAYAAGPAALTDDLHVIGNASLGKITLFTLVAIAVMLLIVYRSIVTTLIQLVLTGVGLLASRGLISVLATHDVFGLTTFAGNILTMLAIAAATDYGIFLFGRYREARGAGEDPETAYYTTFKSVSPVIVGSGLTIAGATYCLSFARLPYFSTMGAPVAIGMIVVVASSVTMGPSILFLGSKVGLYEAKRAAKGRFWRRIGTAVVRWPAPILVASAFIVLIGVVAVPGYRPAYNDRWYLPEDAPVNIGFAAADRHFTQARMNPDILMVEADHDMRNPADMLVLDRVAKNVLRTQGIAMVQSITRPLGIPIQHSSIPFQTAIQGQTSNLNLPFQRAQLENQLKMVEATNQSIAIMEKQYELSLRQTKLTQDSAEKSRELLEVTKQLRDNIANFDDQFRPLRNYFYWEPHCFDIPMCAAARSLFDSLDTVDELTDRTSAVQVNTDELADLAPQLTALLPQTIASMKTSRDLSLASYNSQKALLDQMQAMNDTALAMGQSFDEAKNDDFFYLPPEAFQNPDFERGLKMFLSPDGKSARMFITHQSDPATPEGIARVDAERTAAQEGLKMSSLSDAKIFLGGTAATYKDMADGARYDLMIAVVSALTLIFMIMLILTRSAVAALVIVGTAASSIAASFGISVLIWQDLFGVQVHWLVMLMSVIILLAVGSDYNLLLVSRFKDEIHAGLKTGIIRSMAGTGGVVTSAGLVFAATMAAMLGSELVVLAQMGSTIAIGLLLDTLIVRSLLMPSIATMLGRWFWWPQVVYPRGDNQFRRPTPGKSDTDDQDTAALPAQS, encoded by the coding sequence ATGACTCAAGGCGCCCACAACCGTACCGACAGAAAGCCGTTCATCCCGCACGCCCTGAGGATCCTCGCCGTGCCGGTGATCCTGATCTGGGTGGCCTTCGCCGCGTTGGTCAACATCATCGCGCCGCAGCTGGAGATCGTCGGCGAGGAGCATTCGGCGCCCATGGCGCCCCAGGACGCGCCGTCGCTGACCGGCATGCACCGAATGGGAGGCAACTTCAAGGAGTTCGACTCCAACAGCACGGTGATGGTGGTCATCGAGGGCCAAGAGCCGCTCGGACCCGACGCGCACAAGTACTACGACGAGATCATCCACAAGCTCCAGCAGGACCCCGAACACGTCCAGCACATCCAGGACTTCTGGGGTGACACCCTCACGGCGGCAGGCGCTCAGAGCGCGGACGGCAAAGCCGCCTACGTGATGCTCAACCTCGCCGGTGAGCAGGGGCAGACCCTGGCCAACGAAGGCGTTCAGGTGGTGCGTCAGGCGATCGCCGACACCCCCGCGCCGCCGGGAGTGCAGGCCTACGCCGCCGGGCCCGCGGCCCTCACCGACGACCTGCACGTCATCGGCAACGCCAGCCTGGGCAAAATCACACTGTTCACGCTCGTGGCGATCGCGGTGATGTTGCTGATCGTCTACCGCTCGATCGTCACCACACTGATCCAACTCGTCCTCACCGGTGTGGGACTGCTGGCCTCCCGCGGGCTGATATCGGTGCTGGCGACGCACGACGTGTTCGGGTTGACCACGTTCGCCGGGAACATCCTCACGATGCTGGCGATCGCGGCGGCCACCGACTACGGGATCTTCCTGTTCGGCCGGTACCGCGAGGCCCGCGGTGCGGGTGAGGATCCCGAGACCGCGTACTACACGACGTTCAAATCGGTGTCACCGGTGATCGTGGGGTCGGGTCTGACCATCGCAGGCGCGACGTACTGCCTGAGCTTCGCGCGGCTGCCGTACTTCAGCACCATGGGCGCACCCGTCGCGATCGGCATGATCGTCGTCGTGGCGAGCTCGGTCACCATGGGCCCGTCGATCCTGTTCCTCGGCAGCAAGGTCGGCCTCTACGAAGCCAAACGGGCCGCCAAGGGCCGGTTCTGGCGACGCATCGGCACCGCCGTCGTACGTTGGCCCGCACCGATCCTCGTCGCGAGCGCCTTCATCGTGCTGATCGGCGTCGTCGCGGTACCCGGCTATCGGCCTGCCTACAACGACCGCTGGTATCTGCCCGAGGACGCCCCCGTCAACATCGGATTCGCCGCCGCGGACCGGCATTTCACGCAGGCCCGGATGAACCCCGACATCCTCATGGTCGAGGCGGACCACGACATGCGGAACCCGGCCGACATGCTGGTGCTCGACCGCGTCGCCAAGAACGTGCTGCGCACCCAGGGCATCGCGATGGTGCAGAGCATCACCCGGCCGCTCGGGATTCCGATCCAGCACAGCTCGATTCCGTTCCAGACCGCAATCCAGGGACAGACCAGCAACCTGAACCTGCCGTTCCAACGTGCGCAGTTGGAGAACCAACTCAAGATGGTCGAGGCAACGAACCAGTCGATCGCCATCATGGAGAAGCAGTACGAGTTGTCGTTGCGGCAGACCAAGCTCACGCAGGACTCGGCGGAGAAGTCACGCGAACTGCTCGAGGTCACCAAGCAACTGCGCGACAACATCGCCAACTTCGACGACCAGTTCCGGCCGCTGCGCAACTACTTCTACTGGGAGCCGCACTGTTTCGACATCCCGATGTGTGCGGCGGCGCGGTCGCTGTTCGACTCCCTCGACACCGTCGACGAGTTGACCGACCGGACGTCGGCCGTGCAGGTCAACACCGATGAATTGGCCGACCTCGCACCGCAGTTGACCGCGCTGCTGCCGCAGACCATCGCGTCGATGAAGACCAGCCGGGATCTGTCTCTGGCGTCGTACAACTCGCAGAAGGCGCTGCTCGACCAGATGCAGGCCATGAACGACACCGCGCTGGCGATGGGGCAGAGCTTCGACGAGGCGAAGAACGACGACTTCTTCTACCTGCCACCAGAGGCGTTCCAGAACCCGGACTTCGAACGCGGCCTCAAGATGTTCCTGTCGCCGGACGGCAAGTCCGCGCGCATGTTCATCACCCACCAGAGCGATCCGGCGACCCCGGAGGGCATCGCCCGCGTCGACGCGGAACGCACTGCCGCGCAGGAGGGTCTGAAGATGTCGTCGCTGTCGGACGCCAAGATCTTCCTCGGCGGCACGGCGGCGACCTACAAGGACATGGCCGACGGCGCGCGCTATGACCTGATGATCGCCGTGGTGTCGGCGCTGACGCTGATCTTCATGATCATGCTCATCCTGACCCGCAGCGCCGTCGCCGCGCTGGTCATCGTGGGCACCGCGGCAAGTTCGATCGCAGCGTCGTTCGGCATCTCGGTGCTGATCTGGCAGGACCTGTTCGGTGTTCAGGTGCACTGGCTGGTCATGCTGATGTCGGTCATCATCCTGCTGGCCGTCGGATCGGACTACAACCTGCTGCTGGTCTCGCGTTTCAAGGACGAGATCCACGCGGGTCTGAAGACCGGCATCATCCGGTCGATGGCGGGCACCGGCGGCGTGGTGACCTCCGCGGGCCTGGTGTTCGCCGCGACCATGGCGGCGATGCTCGGCAGCGAACTGGTGGTGCTGGCGCAGATGGGGTCGACCATCGCGATCGGTCTGCTGCTCGACACGTTGATCGTGCGGTCTCTGCTCATGCCGTCGATCGCGACGATGCTGGGCAGGTGGTTCTGGTGGCCGCAGGTGGTCTACCCGCGTGGTGACAACCAGTTCCGTCGCCCGACGCCCGGGAAGAGCGACACCGACGATCAGGACACCGCGGCCCTGCCCGCGCAGAGCTGA
- a CDS encoding MmpS family transport accessory protein, translated as MNTGLLPRVLKQVWIPLVLAVVLPISGLVVWRLHEKFGSQDLNPNAGAGIEIVQFNPKILVYEVYGPPGSTAQISYFDTDAKVHSVNTTLPWSVTLSTTLPTVSANLMALSSSDAIGCRVTVNGIVREEKSANGIDAQTYCLVKSA; from the coding sequence GTGAACACTGGCTTGCTGCCACGTGTGCTGAAACAGGTGTGGATTCCATTGGTACTCGCGGTGGTCCTACCCATCTCAGGACTGGTGGTATGGCGGCTGCACGAGAAGTTCGGATCGCAGGATCTGAACCCCAATGCCGGAGCCGGTATCGAGATCGTGCAGTTCAACCCCAAGATCTTGGTGTACGAGGTGTACGGCCCACCCGGTAGCACGGCACAGATCAGCTACTTCGACACCGACGCCAAAGTCCATTCGGTGAACACGACACTGCCCTGGTCGGTCACCTTGTCGACGACCCTGCCGACCGTCAGCGCGAACCTGATGGCACTGAGCAGCAGCGACGCGATCGGCTGCCGCGTCACCGTCAACGGAATTGTCCGGGAAGAGAAGTCGGCCAACGGGATCGACGCGCAAACCTACTGCTTGGTGAAATCCGCATGA
- a CDS encoding sigma-70 family RNA polymerase sigma factor, with amino-acid sequence MRVEYVNRSATSARDATEFIAAALPCIEAIERGARRLTANQFDAEDLVQETLLNAYNGFHTFEGGTNMQAWLFRIMRNTWISGYRSRQRNPVELLCEDFTDAQLSAGMRLTSTAPRSAENEVLAHLPDDAIADALRALPHANRMVVYYADVQGYAYREIASLMGTPVGTVMSRLARGRARLRTLLADVAEERGLTDRHAAVPAGRARYPLL; translated from the coding sequence GTGCGCGTCGAATATGTCAACCGGTCGGCCACGTCTGCGCGCGACGCCACCGAGTTCATCGCGGCAGCCCTGCCGTGCATCGAGGCGATCGAGCGCGGCGCCCGGCGCCTCACCGCCAACCAGTTCGACGCAGAAGACCTGGTTCAGGAGACACTGCTCAACGCGTACAACGGGTTTCACACCTTCGAGGGCGGAACCAACATGCAGGCGTGGCTTTTCCGCATCATGCGCAACACCTGGATCTCCGGTTACCGTTCCCGCCAGCGGAATCCGGTCGAGCTGTTGTGTGAGGACTTCACCGATGCCCAACTCTCCGCCGGCATGCGCCTCACGTCCACCGCACCGCGGTCAGCCGAGAACGAAGTCCTCGCCCACCTGCCCGACGATGCAATCGCCGATGCCCTGCGCGCCCTGCCGCACGCCAATCGGATGGTGGTCTATTACGCCGACGTACAGGGCTACGCCTATCGTGAGATCGCCTCGCTGATGGGCACCCCCGTCGGAACCGTCATGTCACGGCTGGCGCGCGGCCGCGCCCGCCTGCGCACACTGCTCGCCGATGTCGCCGAAGAGCGCGGCCTCACCGACCGTCACGCAGCGGTGCCTGCCGGTCGCGCGAGATATCCGCTCCTGTAG
- a CDS encoding sigma-70 family RNA polymerase sigma factor — protein MSVTAEAEVTDHGSSAERFERDALPLLDQLYGVARRYTRNQADAEDLVQETMVRAYGSFHTYRDGTNIRAWLFKILTNTWTNSYHTAQRRPDVVVTETISDAQLAVAARSETDLASAELAALESMGEPEVRAAVAALPEPQRMVVYYADVVGLRYQEVAHVLDVPVGTVMSRLHRGRRRLREHLIEFAYRSGYLARPAGTAA, from the coding sequence ATGTCAGTGACCGCTGAGGCAGAAGTGACCGACCACGGCAGCAGCGCCGAGAGGTTCGAACGCGACGCACTGCCGCTGCTTGACCAGCTGTACGGCGTCGCACGCCGGTACACGCGCAATCAGGCCGACGCCGAAGACCTGGTGCAGGAGACGATGGTCAGGGCGTACGGCAGTTTTCACACCTACCGCGACGGCACCAACATCAGGGCGTGGCTGTTCAAGATCCTCACCAACACGTGGACCAACTCCTACCACACCGCACAGCGCCGGCCGGATGTCGTGGTCACCGAGACGATCAGCGACGCACAACTGGCGGTCGCGGCGCGTTCGGAGACCGACCTGGCCTCGGCCGAGTTGGCCGCGCTCGAATCCATGGGCGAGCCGGAGGTGCGCGCTGCGGTGGCGGCACTGCCCGAGCCGCAGCGGATGGTCGTCTACTACGCCGATGTCGTCGGGCTGCGATACCAGGAGGTCGCCCACGTGCTGGATGTGCCCGTCGGAACGGTCATGTCCCGGTTACACCGCGGACGCAGGCGTCTTCGTGAGCACCTCATCGAATTCGCCTACAGGAGCGGATATCTCGCGCGACCGGCAGGCACCGCTGCGTGA